AGTAATTTTCTATTTCacttttggtattttttccTTTCCATGGGAATAAAATGTATCTTTTTTTCCACTTGTTTCTTAGGGTTTATACGTAATATACTTTATTAATtaacatcgttttttttttttggaataagcTAAACATGAACAAttctattatatttattattatattgtactcaaaactttatttttatagtagagCTATCACTAAATTTTCCAGTTTAGTTGTATGAcactattttttctataaaatttagtccACACACCATTATCACCTTAAACAGCAGAAACCACTCTGGGACCACTACCACCATTAATTGAACTGCTTAGTATCTGCTCGTTGTCTGTCTTCTCTTCTTTTCATTCTGTTCGTTGCTACTCGTTAAGACACTCGTTACAATATAAACGATGAAACACACACATGCACATGTTCGCCATCACGTATTCCCATCTAAAATgacgtttttgtattttttgcttTACTTTTTTCACCAGAGTCCAAGCAATTGGAagcaagaaaagaaaaatacgGAAACCCATAAAAGCATACCAAACAAAATAAGttgttttgttggtttttttcggTAAGTTGTTTCGTTTTTCAACCAGGATGTTATCGCTTTTATTACGTGAAGAGGGAAACAAGTTTATAAAGAAAACCACAAACTGAGACTATACGTATCTGTCGTCCttgttataattaaaataaaacactttCTTCAAACACTTATGTGAACCAATAATATTTATAGTATCTtccttaaaaaatgattgagttacattattaaattatttaactGTATTCTTTTGTTCGTTTTGACTGACAAATCGAAACACTCGTTCAACCGCTGATTGTTCTCATGCTCTCTAGAAAATGACAGAAATCAGCTGAGAGTTCTGCAACAAACAAGATTGCCAACTTTCCAAATAAACATATTTCTACATTGCCTTGAATGTGTATGATATAAACGACATTTTGCtagtatttttcaaatgaataaacgctacatttttaacaaaaagaaaCCCTGGTTCTAAGCATGAATACAAATGCGTTTGAATTCAACATATTTTTAAAGCATATTTGTATGAATATACTGTTGAAAACCCATGCTGGCTTTGATAAAGTCCAGTTATGCAcgacttagaaaattttgtctacacgcTGATAAAAAACTGttaacaataatttttaattcattcagCAATATTTATTTTGCAGCGAATGCATAGTGATGAAAAAAGATAAAAATCCTCGGCAaccaaatacaaataaaaaagagTTTCATACACATATTGGGCAGACAAAATGAATAGAAAGATAAACAATAATTGTGATTTTCGAAagcttttttatcgaaatttcaccTGGCAATATCATACGAGATTTGAACTAATAAGCCATTCTGGATATAACATCAAAGATTTCTATAAAGCCTACAAAATAGCTATATTTAGAGCTACATAAAATTGGTATTTGTCATATTACCAATAATGCCGATAGTTGCAAAAGGAATAGTTTTGCAATGTTGCCACAAACTTAATTATTTAACACAATCAGTATTATGTAAAAAAAGATTACAAATTATTCCGATCTAACCAAGATACAATAAAGAGGTGGAATCTCGGAAACAGCTGACAACAATCCTTTGATGACATTATTCTTCAAACGTCATATCAATCAtttcttattttaaaattatccaaaaagATGTATTATGTGCGTAATGGCAACTGTGGGCAATATTACAGTACAATTTTAGACTTTTTTGATCTGGCTGGCAACACTTCTTAATATACAAAACCGACACGGCAATTCTAATCtccaacaaaaacacatttcaTCTACAAATACGTATGTATACATAGTATTGATgtatgcatatatatatttatatttaccgatttctatagatatagatatatataaaaGGGGCACGTTGATTGTTAGCTACAAACATAGGTTGGGGTTCACAATCGAGAACAAAATACAATTATATTATTGCGGCCGTCGGATAAGGCTGCACCTCGTACGACATTCATATGtcaaactctctctctctctctccctctgtcTGTCTCTTAACTGAACAATACGTACACTTACTATATCCCCCACTTTGTCATTTTCTATCCATTTACACTCTCGGATAGtagtcatcatcgtcatcatctatCGTCAAGGCGTGAAGCAACAGAGTATAGAAGACAGGTTATGGAAGTACACTTACCACATTACATTGCATTTGGTTACGTGCTAcgaatttattttaatgaatgtGGGCAACGATTTtgttccttttttataaatttgccaGATATACTACCTATCATATATAGCATAAAAAAGAAGATTCAATTCAAAAGCAACAAATTTATTATTCCTAAGTTTGCCGATAGTTACCGTTGAACcatcaacaaaaaaagttttgcatGTGGAATATGTTTGCTTGCTTTCTCTTCATATCTTTTATGTACTTTATTAAGCATATTAGAATTATCACAATGTGGACATTATGAAACCGAGGAAAACATGGATAGGAAAATGTCTTTTGGATATGTATTTTGTCCAAAGGGCCAAAAGAGACTGTCTGGGATTGGAGCCACAATACTCTTGGATGTAAGACTATCTAGAAGTTGCATCCATTAGTGAAATGCTTTTATATCGTTTATAAAAGTTAATACCTTCGTCGTATGCTACAATCGACCTCAAACTCATATAGGAAGTGAAGGCACTTCTATCACAAACGGTGCTATTATATATGGATATAGGTGCTTTTGAAAGCGAAAATTATATGAGTCATTGAAAATGATGGGAATCGGGTATAGAAAGGATCCTCTTATACAGCTACTccgtaaaggtgagtactatgttcggtttttttcaccgaaacactaaattaaaagtacaaatatatttatgaagacgattatattttgatcgagtcttgccaaataatggatagAAAAGATCCAagcaattgattgcaaataattttatatttctaaatggtGGTGAACGTACTTTTAATCCACACTGTGCTCGcctcaaatttattattatttacttcATTCATGCTTAGCTGTCTAtttgttatattatatatttctcGTTGTGTATAACACATTGCTCtcattcataaatataacactGTGTTCTCATTCATAATTATACTCATTGCTCTTGTCACTTTAATAATCTCACGTAGAATGATTCTCAATgagtattgttattgttgttttttatattacttTACTAATATCaatatgttgttgttgctttcaaAAACTGTTAATATCACTGAATGTAAACCTATGAATGAAAAAGAGTAAGCTTAAGCAATACTTTATACGTATGTAGAAAATATGAATGACTTTGAAATATCATTGATAAAATAATGAATGAAGTAccgctttaaatttggtacactagAATTGAACAATGAAATCAAAATTCACTTTAGCTTCGCCCATTGATTGAAACAAGTGAACAGCTCGCGAATAAAGTCTTCaacagaatttttataaatctaCCTTATggtgtaataaaattcaaactcAACATTTGTTTTATTCCTCACCATAAGTGttggtccttcgaaccggatcATCCAGTCATTTAATAAAATCTGGAATTCCACAACTATCAAAATCGAAAAACGAAGTTATTGtgcaaattaaagtaaaaaataacaCATCATGTCTGAAGAAATGAATTCCTTGACGATGACCAGAGGTCGCTTGAAAGGCTCTATTACTCGTGCTTTGGCGTTTGCTCAGGTTCCATCCGCAGAAACAACTTTCGATGATGTGGTTAGCCGCTTGGAGCGTTTGGAAGAGGTTTGGCAAGCGTTTGTAAAATTAACAGATGATTTATACAAATTCAaagatgtggaaaattttgcggaCCCGGAGGCTGATTTTGCAAGCTACGAAGAGAAATACCTTTCAGCGCGTGGTAAACTGTATGCTTTAAAATCACAATATGCTCCTACTTTGAATGAAAGTACAGCCAACTCGGGAGCAATAGCAAAGTTGGCAGATCAACAGGCTgcatttttggaaaaactttcaacGACTAGCCATCCTAAAGAAAATGATTTACCTCGCATAAATATTCCATTTTTTACAGGGACATACAAAGATTGGCCAAGTTTTAAAGATCTTTTTGAGAGCGCTATAGGATCAAAAGGAATATCAAATATTCAAAAGTTTCATTACCTGAAGTCGCTACTCAAAGAAGATGCCGCAAGATTAATACAACATATTCCGGTTACCGAAACTGCTTTTCAAACAACTTGGACAAGGCTCAATGATAGGTATGATCGCCCTAAGCAAATTGTTACTTCTTTCATAGAAGCATTTATGGCCCTACCATCAATATCGACGGAAAATGCTGCAACCATGAGAAAAATATCTGACGGGGCAAATGAAATAATTCGTGGTCTTGATGCTATAGGTAAAGATGAAAGAGATTGGTGGTTAATCTATTTATTGTTATCTAAACTTGATCCTGAATCAAAGAGCAAGTGGATTCGTGATAGTCGGGATAATCCACTTCCTACCATTAACGATTTTTTTGAATTCTTAGACAATCGCTGCGAAGAGGTTGAATTGTGTGCAAAGAAACAGGCCCATCAATCCAAGCACAGTCATTCAGGCAAGTCACAAGGTAACCATACAAAATGTCTGGTGAGTACTAAAGCAAAACCCAGCTGTTTATTGTGCAAGTCTCCCGACCATTCAATCTTTACATGTCCCACATTTCTGCAAAAAGATATTAATGAGCGCCGTCACTTCGTAAAAGAATCTGCACTATGTTATAATTGTCTCAGACAGGGTCATGCGGTTTCCAACTGTGTATCAAAAGGTAGATGCAAGCAATGTCATCGAAGACATCATTCACTCCTACATCTTCCGAGTAATGAACATGAACCTACATATTTACCCGGTCAAGTTTCGGAGTCTTCACCCCCTGAATCACCGTCTTCTTCTAGTAATACAGCTAGTGCCAATATTCAGTGGTCCACTACCGCTAACGTTGCATGTCCCATTTCGTTACCTTCACTTCCATCTAGTAGTAAACATTGTACGTCAGACAAAGAATTTATCATGCCCACTGCTTCTATTTATGTCAGAGATCGCTTTGGAAAGTTTATAACATGTCGAGCTTTATTAGATACCGCTTCAAAGctgtcttttatcactgagagtTGTGCTCAACGTCTAGGCCTTCAAAGATATCCCTCAAAAATAATGGTAAATGGTATTTCATCAATTAAAGCCGAGACAACTCGGGGTTTATGTCAAATATTCGTACGTTCACGCATCTCTGAGCAATCGATTAACGCCAAGGTACATGTTCTGCCTAAAATAACTACATCTCTTCCTGGCTACAGCTTTGAAAATAAGATCAAAAATCAACTTATGGATTTGCCTCTTGCTGACCCCACATACAACATTTCGTCAcagattgatattttatttggcCTAGAACATATTTGGAACATTTTCACATTCAACAAACGTATTGATTCACAGGGCAATACTATtgcaatttcaacaatttttggatgggttgTAACTTGTGCTGAGACAGAGCAAATTTACAACCAAACTACTACACTTGTTACCACCGTGGATATTGATCGTTGCCTTCGAAGCTTTTGGGAACTAGAAGAAACTGAACACCATACTAAAGCCGATCCAGATGACATTTTTGTAGAGACGCACTTTCAAACCACTCACTCGCGTGCAAGTGATGGTAAGTACGTAGTTCAGTTGccttttaaaaatgaaaacccAATATTTGGAAATACACTAAATGGTGCGCTATCTCGATTCTATGCTGTCGAAAGAAGGCTTCAGCGAAATCCAGCAATTCGAGATAAGTATATTGGTTTTATGCGAGATTATGAAAAATTGGGACATATGCGTAAACTCAAACCTCATGAGATTAATGTTACTGATGGTAGAGTTTTTTATCTACCCCATCATCCAGTTTTGGGAGAAAAAATTAGAGTCGTGTTTGATGGCTCATTTCAAGATTCCAACGGTGTATCGCTTAATAATAACTTGCACATTGGGCCAAGTATACAACGGGACTTATTTGCTGTTTGTTTGAGATTTCGTTTCCACAGGTATGTTTTCTCAGCcgacatagtaaaaatgttcagACAAATATGGATATCTGAACATCACAAAAATTATCAACGTATTGTATGGAGAGAGTCGCCGTTACACGAGGTACAACATTACATTTTATGCACGGTTACATATGGCACATCTTGTGCGCCATATCTTTCAGTACGAGTGTTGGAGCAGTTAGCCTATGATTATAAATCCAAGTTCCCCATTGCATCGATGGTGGTAATGGAGGACTTTTATGTAGATGATGTTATTACCGGGGCACAAACGGAAGAAGAAATAGTTTTCATACGTGACAATTTGGTAAATCTACTAGCCCAAGCAGGCCTGGAACTAAGGAAATGGGTTTCAAATTGCGTGAGTATATCAGATAGTACACAAGATCAATTGTTTTTTGCAGCTCCCGAAAAGGATGTAAAAAAGGTGCTCGGTATTTTTTGGAGACCATCGTCAGATCAACTGGGGTATCATATAGAACTCAACAAAAATCCAGTCGCAACAAAAAGGCAGGTACTATCTGATGTATCACGTATATTTGATCCCATGGGTTTATTATCTCCTGTggtaatacaatttaaaattctacTAAGAGAACTATGGTCAAACAAGCTATCGTGGGATGAACCACTTCCTGAAAATCTTACACGTCAATGGACTACATTTcgacaagatttaatttctattcaaGATTTTACACTTCCAAGATACATTTTGAATGATGTCACAAAATTGGAGCTGCATGGTTTCTCGGATGCTTCCATACACGCATACTCTGCCGCAGTTTATTGTCGATTCGTAGACGACACTGGTCATACTCATGTCAAACTCATTGCTGCTAAAACAAGGGTAGCTCCCATCAAACAAAAATCGTTGCCGTGTCTTGAATTATGCGGAGCTCTTATTTTATCTCGTCTACTCAAAAGAATAAAAGAAGCCTTGCCACACAAATCAATTGATATACGAGCTTGGTGTGATTCAACAATTATTTTGTGTTGGCTATCTCAACCACCCATTAAGTTAAAGACATTCGAAGCCAACAGAACAtcagaaatattggaaatattgccTCGTAAGTTTTGGAATCATGTTGCCTCTAAAGAAAATCCGGCCGACTGTGCCTCAAGAGGGATGCCTGTATCAACACTTCGTTCCTTTGATCTTTGGTGGAAGGGCCCACAATGGTTGAGGGACCCATTCCAAATCAGTAATATGAATAACTGTTCTAATTCATTTGATGTAATTACAGATCCTGACGCCCTTTCTGCCTTTAAACTTTCTTCAAAAGTTCTGGTCTCAACAGTGAATGACTATAATCCACTACATGAATTGGTACACCGCATTTCGAAATGGAATAAACTCATACGTGTCGTAGCCTACATCTTCAAGTTCATCAATGCCACTAGATATCCACACCAAATAAAATCGCCGAATATTTCGTTCAACAACTTTAAACACGCCGAACTGATTCTGACAAAGTATGCCCAAGATGTCTTTAGCGAAGAGCGCACGCTATTACAAAGTAAACGCCTAGTAAGTACAACATCTTCATTAGCAAAACTACACCCCTTCATAGACGGCAGCGGCTTGTTACGAGTAGGTGGGCGCCTACGTAACTCAGAACTAGACAATGCTTCCAAATATCCAATAATCTTGCCAAAATGTAGCCGAATAACCAAATTGATTTTACAAAACCTTCATGAGAAAAATCTGCATCCCGGAGTATCGGCCTTATTTGTTATTGCCCGTCAAACCTATTGGATTATTGGTGCAAGAAATCTGATTCGAAATCTGACTCATAATTGCCTCAAATGTTTTCGACAACGACAAATTAATACACAACAGTTAATGGCAGATTTACCATCCATCCGGGTACGCCAAGCGTTTCCCTTTGAAAATACTGGTTGCGACTATGCAGGCCcaataattttaaaacaatactCAGGACGAAATACAAAGAAATCTAAAGGGTATATCTGTTTATTTGTATGCCTAGTCACCTCCGCCATACAT
This is a stretch of genomic DNA from Haematobia irritans isolate KBUSLIRL chromosome 4, ASM5000362v1, whole genome shotgun sequence. It encodes these proteins:
- the LOC142233242 gene encoding uncharacterized protein LOC142233242; this translates as MSEEMNSLTMTRGRLKGSITRALAFAQVPSAETTFDDVVSRLERLEEVWQAFVKLTDDLYKFKDVENFADPEADFASYEEKYLSARGKLYALKSQYAPTLNESTANSGAIAKLADQQAAFLEKLSTTSHPKENDLPRINIPFFTGTYKDWPSFKDLFESAIGSKGISNIQKFHYLKSLLKEDAARLIQHIPVTETAFQTTWTRLNDRYDRPKQIVTSFIEAFMALPSISTENAATMRKISDGANEIIRGLDAIGKDERDWWLIYLLLSKLDPESKSKWIRDSRDNPLPTINDFFEFLDNRCEEVELCAKKQAHQSKHSHSGKSQGNHTKCLVSTKAKPSCLLCKSPDHSIFTCPTFLQKDINERRHFVKESALCYNCLRQGHAVSNCVSKGRCKQCHRRHHSLLHLPSNEHEPTYLPGQVSESSPPESPSSSSNTASANIQWSTTANVACPISLPSLPSSSKHCTSDKEFIMPTASIYVRDRFGKFITCRALLDTASKLSFITESCAQRLGLQRYPSKIMVNGISSIKAETTRGLCQIFVRSRISEQSINAKVHVLPKITTSLPGYSFENKIKNQLMDLPLADPTYNISSQIDILFGLEHIWNIFTFNKRIDSQGNTIAISTIFGWVVTCAETEQIYNQTTTLVTTVDIDRCLRSFWELEETEHHTKADPDDIFVETHFQTTHSRASDGKYVVQLPFKNENPIFGNTLNGALSRFYAVERRLQRNPAIRDKYIGFMRDYEKLGHMRKLKPHEINVTDGRVFYLPHHPVLGEKIRVVFDGSFQDSNGVSLNNNLHIGPSIQRDLFAVCLRFRFHRYVFSADIVKMFRQIWISEHHKNYQRIVWRESPLHEVQHYILCTVTYGTSCAPYLSVRVLEQLAYDYKSKFPIASMVVMEDFYVDDVITGAQTEEEIVFIRDNLVNLLAQAGLELRKWVSNCVSISDSTQDQLFFAAPEKDVKKVLGIFWRPSSDQLGYHIELNKNPVATKRQVLSDVSRIFDPMGLLSPVVIQFKILLRELWSNKLSWDEPLPENLTRQWTTFRQDLISIQDFTLPRYILNDVTKLELHGFSDASIHAYSAAVYCRFVDDTGHTHVKLIAAKTRVAPIKQKSLPCLELCGALILSRLLKRIKEALPHKSIDIRAWCDSTIILCWLSQPPIKLKTFEANRTSEILEILPHPDALSAFKLSSKVLVSTVNDYNPLHELVHRISKWNKLIRVVAYIFKFINATRYPHQIKSPNISFNNFKHAELILTKYAQDVFSEERTLLQSKRLVSTTSSLAKLHPFIDGSGLLRVGGRLRNSELDNASKYPIILPKCSRITKLILQNLHEKNLHPGVSALFVIARQTYWIIGARNLIRNLTHNCLKCFRQRQINTQQLMADLPSIRVRQAFPFENTGCDYAGPIILKQYSGRNTKKSKGYICLFVCLVTSAIHLELATDLSTDCFIAALKRFISRRGKCKKIFSDNGRNFLGASRELNEMHKVILSQTHNEIVSASLAEDGIQWTFIPPFAPHWGGMWESAVRSVKLHLKRVIGNTELTFEQMHTLLAQVEAVVNSRPLGTVPDTDCEYLSPAHFLIGRPYTTVPEGDLVNLTPNRLGYWQHVQNMFQGFWRRWHQEYLTSLQQRPKWNRLQPNLAVGDVVVVKEKNLPPSKFLLAKVIETYPGIDGNVRAVKLKTQCGEMTRPISTLVKLPII